CATCTTGAATTGCCGGCGAACGAGAGCTTCACACTGGAATTCGTCAGCGACAAAAGCTGGGGCGCCTACAATTGGTATCATGGCGAAAACCGCAGCGTCATTCAGGTCAACACTGATCTTCCAACTTATATCAACTCGGCAATCGGCTATGGCTGCCACGAGGGCTATCCAGGCCATCACGTGCAAAACATCTACGCTGAGCGTGCGTATCGCGAGCAAGGCATGGTGGAGTTCTCGGTGCTGCCGCTTTATGCGCCGACCGCGCCTTTGAATGAGGGCGGCGGAAATTACGGGGAAGAGCTCGCGTTTCCGGGTGACGAGCGCATGATTTTCGAGCGCGATGTTCTCTATCCGCTCGCTGGTATCGATCCGTCGGGAGCGGTGGCGTACCGTGAATTCCAGGCGGCGGCATCCGAGCTTGCGGGCGCTGCCCGCACGATCGACGCAATGTATCTGGATGGCCAAATCGACCGCGCCCGCGCCGTGGAATTGCGGATGCGCTATACGCTGAACTCTAGAGGTCACGCCGAGCAATCGCTGGATTTCGCCGATCAATACCGCTCCTACGTGATCAATTATTCGAGCGGCCTCGAATTGGTGCGGGATTACGTGGAGCGGACAGCGCAATCGCCTGACGAGCGTTGGGCGATCTACGCCCGCTTGTTCAGCGAACCGACGGTTCCGGCTGAGCTGCAGGCGAACTAATTCGCATCGAACCCTCATGGCGCCGTGCTATGCTCGGCGCCATGAGCACATCACAACTTGCGTTCCGTAACGTCAGCACAAACGGCATCAATGTGCGCGCCGCCATTCAGGGCAGCGGGCCACTTGTTGTCATGGTGCACGGGTTTCCCGAGAGTTGGTATTCGTGGCGCCATCAGATGGCGCCGCTCGCCGCCGCTGGTTTCACGGCGTGCGCGATCGATGTGCGCGGCTACGGCGGTTCGGACAAGCCACACGCCGTTGAAGCGTATTCGATGCAGGAACTGACCGCTGACGTCGCCGGCGTGATCGAGGCGCTTTCGCCGGGCGCGCCGGCGGTGGTGATCGGCCACGACTGGGGCGCGCCGATCGCATGGCACACGGCGGTGTTGCACCCCAAGCATGTGCGCGCCGTGGCGGGTTTGTCGGTGCCATATTTCGCGCTGCCGCCGGCGCCGCTGAACCAAATCTTCAAGGCGATGTACACGGACCAAGGCGCGTTCTTCTACATGGCCTATTTCCAGGACGAGGGCGTCGCCGAGGCCGAGTTCGAAGCCGACGTGCGCGGCGCCCTGCGGCGCTTGTATTTTGCGTCGTCCGCCAATTCTAAGGGGCGGTGGGGCAATAAGCACAAGCCGGTTGGCGAGCCGATGTTGCAGGGGCTCGACGATCCCAATCCGTTTCCAGCCTGGCTGAGTGACGCCGACATCGACTATTTCGTTGGCGAGTTCGAGCGCTCCGGCTTTCGCGGGCCGATCAATCGCTATCGCAATTTCGAACGCGACTGGTCGTTGATGAACGCAACGCCGGATCGCATCATCCACCAGCCGGCGATGTTCATGGCCGGCGCCAAAGACATGGTGCTGCAGATGTTCGGCGCCGGCGATATGTCGGCGATCGAAGCGCGCTTGCGGGAAAACGTGGCCGATCTGCGCGCCTTTCACATCATTC
This window of the alpha proteobacterium U9-1i genome carries:
- a CDS encoding epoxide hydrolase, which translates into the protein MLGAMSTSQLAFRNVSTNGINVRAAIQGSGPLVVMVHGFPESWYSWRHQMAPLAAAGFTACAIDVRGYGGSDKPHAVEAYSMQELTADVAGVIEALSPGAPAVVIGHDWGAPIAWHTAVLHPKHVRAVAGLSVPYFALPPAPLNQIFKAMYTDQGAFFYMAYFQDEGVAEAEFEADVRGALRRLYFASSANSKGRWGNKHKPVGEPMLQGLDDPNPFPAWLSDADIDYFVGEFERSGFRGPINRYRNFERDWSLMNATPDRIIHQPAMFMAGAKDMVLQMFGAGDMSAIEARLRENVADLRAFHIIPDVGHWTQQEKPELATGHIIDWLATL